In a single window of the Planctomycetia bacterium genome:
- a CDS encoding PD40 domain-containing protein, giving the protein MLRFMLLGFTFALTLLASTTPQAAEPGINLRLVNNPALSPDGQWLAFDWNGDIWLADSKGGNVKQITTHPARDRDPKFSPDGKTIAFVSDRDNGNQVYTVSVNGGIPKQVTFHTAGYNLLGWHPDGKQVITSGSRDHYWSGRGAERFFLINTTKREPEKLLFDDYGSNGSLSPDGSKLLFTREGHQWWRKGYHGTQASQIWMYDLNKKSFTPVIVNEWDARWPMWKPDGNGFYFVGVPEGKAGQGAAPNLWEMSADGKKAQLTRFEQDAIVYPCISKDGKTIVFRHLFDLYRYTPGAEKTPEKIQLTYAGDRPIETTQRRTLTSATSTAFSQDGLEVAFTAGGDLWVMDTELREPVQITKSAEEETNPVFSPDNDRILVVSDTGGQCDIWQVERTDKTKFWFQNTSFKMSKLTNDPETESNIRFSPDGTKIAYGKGRGNLVIADADGKNPKVFVSGFSGVQYDWSPDSKWLVYAHEDNDFNSDIYIKPVDESRPAFNVSRHPFEDRNPTWSPDGKMIAFTGRRNIDETDVYYVPLTKETEETGTRDRTMEKALEKLNRARRAPGGTSGAPQKTTEPAKDPGKEPPAKTQPDPANKKESSEQPPRRRPGGGGPPTGAPASGATEGSTPATDDSPIRPLRITKVEIDFDGLQDRLHRISIPNSTEGNLFWSPDGKKLAFSATTAGTTSIHTVEFPDSLTPKSINLPSISQPRWIRSSQIVGNIAGVPSVAVIGMTGATPTNYRFTAMQTVNLPEKYAAAFDLAWRTMRDNFYDGNLGGNDWNAIRQKYIGMAKEVVDVETLGTVINLMLGELNGSHLGFMAGRTTPPAPGTPPGNEPTEQAGNWRMQTVHLGVRFDQNYPGPGLKVRDVLPKGPADLKKSRIQKDEIILSINGTKVDPSTDLSEVLTLAPNTDVQLQVKNTNGEERSVKIRPIGVAATRNLLYEKWLQDNRAMVEKASHGKLGYLHISGMSMPTFWKFQEELYSAGHGKDGLIIDVRDNGGGSTADHLLTALTQPVHALTVPRGGNQVGYPIDRKIYASWNKPIVVMCNQNSFSNAEIFSHAIKTLKRGQIVGVTTAGGVISTGGTSIMDVGFLRLPFRGWYLVNDGQDMELNGCVPDHQLWPNPGEMPSGKDIQLMKAVEVLSKDVAEWQSRPRPKLMKATERK; this is encoded by the coding sequence ATGCTTCGATTCATGCTGCTTGGTTTCACCTTTGCATTAACTTTACTGGCTTCAACAACACCTCAGGCAGCTGAACCAGGAATCAATCTGCGACTGGTGAATAACCCAGCACTTTCTCCTGATGGGCAGTGGCTCGCGTTTGATTGGAATGGCGATATCTGGTTAGCCGATTCAAAGGGCGGCAATGTCAAGCAGATTACGACTCACCCCGCACGTGATCGTGACCCCAAGTTTTCTCCTGATGGGAAAACCATTGCATTCGTCAGTGACCGGGACAATGGCAATCAGGTCTACACTGTTTCCGTGAATGGTGGCATTCCCAAACAAGTGACCTTTCATACTGCAGGATACAACCTCCTGGGCTGGCACCCCGATGGCAAACAGGTTATCACTTCGGGCTCACGCGACCACTATTGGTCAGGCAGGGGGGCTGAACGCTTCTTCCTGATCAACACTACCAAGCGTGAACCGGAAAAACTACTTTTTGATGATTACGGCAGCAACGGCTCCTTGTCACCCGATGGCAGCAAGCTGCTGTTCACACGCGAAGGACACCAGTGGTGGCGAAAAGGTTATCACGGCACACAAGCCAGCCAGATTTGGATGTACGATCTTAACAAGAAATCCTTCACCCCCGTGATTGTCAATGAATGGGATGCCCGCTGGCCGATGTGGAAGCCCGATGGCAATGGCTTTTATTTTGTCGGTGTCCCTGAAGGCAAGGCTGGCCAGGGTGCTGCTCCTAATCTGTGGGAGATGAGCGCTGATGGAAAGAAAGCGCAACTGACAAGATTCGAACAGGATGCCATCGTTTATCCGTGCATCAGTAAGGATGGAAAGACTATCGTCTTCCGCCATCTCTTTGATCTGTACCGGTACACTCCAGGTGCAGAAAAAACACCCGAAAAAATTCAGTTGACCTATGCTGGAGACAGGCCCATCGAAACGACTCAACGGCGTACTTTGACAAGTGCAACTTCCACTGCATTTTCACAGGACGGGTTGGAAGTTGCTTTCACAGCCGGTGGCGACTTATGGGTCATGGATACTGAACTGCGTGAACCTGTCCAAATCACCAAAAGCGCTGAAGAAGAAACTAATCCCGTCTTCTCACCCGACAATGATCGGATTCTGGTAGTCAGCGATACGGGTGGACAATGCGACATCTGGCAGGTGGAACGAACAGATAAAACCAAATTCTGGTTCCAGAATACTTCGTTTAAAATGTCGAAGTTAACCAATGATCCCGAAACAGAATCCAATATCCGATTCAGCCCCGATGGAACCAAAATCGCGTATGGTAAAGGCCGAGGTAATCTCGTTATTGCCGATGCCGACGGCAAGAACCCCAAAGTCTTCGTCTCCGGTTTCAGCGGTGTTCAGTACGACTGGTCGCCTGACAGCAAGTGGCTGGTATACGCTCATGAAGATAATGATTTTAACAGTGACATCTACATCAAACCAGTTGATGAATCCAGACCTGCATTTAATGTTTCCCGACATCCATTTGAAGACCGCAATCCGACCTGGTCGCCCGACGGCAAGATGATTGCATTTACTGGTCGAAGAAATATAGATGAAACCGATGTGTATTATGTCCCTCTCACCAAGGAGACTGAAGAAACGGGAACACGCGACCGAACTATGGAAAAAGCACTGGAGAAACTCAACCGGGCAAGAAGAGCACCCGGCGGAACTTCAGGTGCTCCACAAAAGACCACAGAACCAGCAAAGGATCCAGGCAAAGAACCACCAGCCAAGACTCAACCAGACCCTGCGAATAAGAAAGAATCTTCTGAACAACCTCCCCGCCGACGTCCAGGCGGAGGTGGACCACCTACAGGTGCTCCTGCATCAGGTGCAACGGAAGGTAGCACCCCTGCTACTGACGATTCACCGATTCGCCCATTACGAATCACCAAAGTTGAAATTGATTTCGATGGCTTGCAGGATCGCCTGCATCGAATATCCATTCCGAATTCAACTGAAGGGAATCTGTTCTGGTCACCGGATGGTAAAAAGCTGGCATTCAGTGCAACTACGGCAGGTACTACCAGTATTCATACGGTTGAATTCCCAGACAGCCTGACTCCCAAATCCATCAATCTGCCCAGTATCAGCCAGCCTCGCTGGATACGAAGTTCTCAGATCGTTGGTAACATCGCCGGTGTGCCTTCGGTTGCTGTCATTGGTATGACGGGAGCTACACCCACTAATTATCGTTTTACAGCGATGCAGACGGTCAACCTGCCTGAGAAATATGCAGCTGCTTTCGATCTCGCCTGGCGAACGATGCGCGACAATTTCTACGACGGTAACCTCGGCGGTAATGACTGGAATGCCATAAGGCAGAAATACATCGGCATGGCCAAGGAAGTGGTCGATGTTGAAACTCTGGGAACTGTTATCAATTTGATGCTGGGTGAACTGAATGGGTCTCACCTTGGATTCATGGCAGGACGCACGACTCCACCAGCACCCGGAACGCCTCCGGGCAATGAGCCAACCGAACAGGCTGGCAACTGGCGGATGCAGACGGTTCATTTAGGCGTTCGCTTTGATCAGAACTATCCGGGGCCTGGTTTGAAAGTCCGTGATGTACTTCCGAAGGGACCTGCTGATCTGAAGAAAAGCAGAATCCAGAAAGATGAGATCATACTCTCTATCAATGGAACCAAAGTTGATCCTTCTACCGATCTGTCGGAAGTCTTGACATTGGCTCCCAATACTGATGTTCAGTTGCAGGTAAAGAATACAAACGGCGAGGAACGATCCGTCAAGATTCGTCCCATCGGTGTTGCTGCAACCCGCAACCTGCTTTACGAAAAATGGCTGCAGGATAACCGTGCCATGGTGGAGAAAGCATCCCATGGCAAGCTTGGGTACCTGCACATCAGCGGTATGAGCATGCCTACTTTCTGGAAATTCCAGGAAGAGTTATACTCCGCTGGTCATGGCAAGGATGGCTTGATTATTGACGTGCGCGATAATGGTGGTGGTTCGACCGCTGATCATTTGCTGACGGCATTAACACAGCCTGTTCATGCTCTGACAGTACCGCGAGGTGGTAATCAAGTTGGTTATCCAATAGATCGCAAAATCTATGCATCCTGGAACAAACCGATCGTAGTCATGTGCAACCAGAACAGTTTCTCCAACGCAGAGATTTTCAGCCACGCAATCAAGACCTTAAAGAGGGGGCAAATCGTAGGAGTGACAACTGCTGGAGGCGTGATCAGCACCGGTGGTACCAGCATCATGGATGTTGGCTTTCTGCGATTGCCTTTCCGAGGCTGGTATCTGGTGAATGATGGCCAGGATATGGAACTCAATGGCTGTGTTCCGGATCATCAACTCTGGCCTAACCCTGGTGAAATGCCATCGGGCAAGGATATCCAACTGATGAAAGCGGTTGAGGTTCTGAGCAAGGATGTTGCAGAATGGCAGTCTCGCCCCAGACCCAAGCTGATGAAAGCTACTGAACGAAAGTAA
- a CDS encoding cupin domain-containing protein has translation MKSISAQQVIDYLGMKPLPGEGGFYIETYRAAELTGQRNICTAIYYLLTANTFSRFHRLKSDEIWHFYSGDSVELVLLHPDATSTINILGHNLLDNEVCQVVIPGQTWQGARLEPGGSWALMGCTVAPGFEFADCELAEKASLIQKYPAMQPWIECLT, from the coding sequence ATGAAGTCCATCTCTGCACAACAAGTGATTGACTATCTGGGAATGAAGCCCCTTCCAGGTGAAGGTGGGTTTTACATTGAAACATACCGTGCCGCTGAGCTGACAGGTCAACGCAATATCTGCACTGCCATTTACTATTTGCTGACCGCTAACACATTCTCGCGCTTTCATCGGCTCAAGAGCGATGAAATCTGGCATTTCTACTCAGGCGATAGTGTTGAGCTGGTGTTGTTGCATCCTGATGCAACCAGCACTATTAACATCCTGGGACACAATCTGCTGGATAATGAAGTATGTCAGGTTGTTATTCCCGGGCAAACCTGGCAAGGTGCACGACTGGAGCCTGGTGGAAGCTGGGCCTTGATGGGCTGCACGGTTGCACCCGGTTTCGAGTTTGCTGATTGCGAATTGGCAGAGAAAGCCTCGTTGATTCAGAAATATCCTGCAATGCAGCCTTGGATCGAGTGCTTGACTTAA
- the argS gene encoding arginine--tRNA ligase produces the protein MNLAKLLQDRFQAATSNWKEQNVASATIKPTKDPKFGDYQANVAMILAKQLGKKPQEMAREIIAKTDASGLESLEVAGPGFINIRFSNEFLASQIRLLVKDKRVGVESAIHPQTFVVDYSSPNVAKPMHVGHLRSSIIGDSLARLLRFMGHTVITDNHLGDWGTQFGMLIYGWKHFLDEESLKKDPVDEMVRLYVKVRQLISAEGADDEDEEKGGSNVAQACRLETAKLHQGDAENVALWNRMMPWCIAELDRVYRRLGIMPFDHILGESYYNSVLAEVVSDLRKKGLVQESKGAQVIFHGENEPPSIVQKGDGAFTYTTTDLATIRHRVNHFHANVILYVVDFRQSLHFQHLFEIARQWGYTSIELEHISFGSVLGQDGKPIKTREGGAIELGALLEEAVQRARKIVDENSPNLAETEREQIAEAVGIGAVKYADLSQNRGTDYIFSWEKMLAMQGNTGAYMQYAYARIRSIFRKAGVTSENIQGSDVSIVLDTPAERNLALTVLRFPEALEAAVAEYKPNAITSYLWDLASAFSVFFDKCSVVKAETEALRQSRLALCDVTARVLQQGLQLLGIETIEQM, from the coding sequence ATGAATCTGGCCAAGTTACTTCAGGATCGATTTCAAGCAGCTACCTCCAATTGGAAGGAACAGAATGTTGCCTCCGCGACCATTAAGCCCACCAAGGATCCCAAGTTTGGCGACTATCAGGCCAATGTAGCCATGATCCTGGCTAAACAGCTTGGAAAAAAACCGCAGGAAATGGCGCGTGAAATTATTGCGAAAACCGATGCTTCAGGGTTGGAATCATTAGAAGTAGCTGGGCCTGGCTTCATCAACATTCGATTTTCCAACGAGTTCCTTGCCAGCCAGATTCGGTTGCTTGTGAAGGATAAACGGGTTGGAGTGGAATCTGCGATACATCCCCAGACTTTTGTAGTGGATTACAGTTCGCCTAATGTTGCCAAGCCCATGCATGTCGGGCATTTGCGCAGTTCGATCATTGGTGACAGTCTGGCTCGCTTGCTCCGGTTCATGGGGCACACTGTAATTACCGATAACCATCTGGGTGACTGGGGCACCCAGTTTGGCATGTTAATTTATGGCTGGAAGCATTTCCTGGATGAAGAGTCTCTCAAAAAAGACCCCGTGGATGAGATGGTCAGGCTCTATGTCAAGGTTAGGCAGTTGATCAGTGCAGAGGGTGCTGACGATGAAGACGAAGAGAAAGGGGGTTCAAACGTAGCACAGGCCTGTCGACTAGAGACGGCAAAATTGCATCAAGGCGATGCAGAAAATGTCGCCCTGTGGAATCGCATGATGCCTTGGTGTATTGCAGAGTTGGATCGAGTTTATCGACGATTGGGCATTATGCCTTTTGATCACATACTGGGAGAAAGCTACTACAACTCTGTACTGGCTGAAGTGGTTAGCGATTTAAGAAAGAAAGGACTGGTTCAGGAGAGCAAGGGCGCACAGGTTATCTTTCATGGAGAGAATGAACCACCCAGCATAGTGCAGAAGGGCGATGGAGCATTCACCTACACCACGACAGACCTGGCAACCATTCGCCATCGAGTGAATCACTTTCATGCCAATGTGATTTTGTATGTCGTTGATTTTCGTCAGTCGCTGCACTTCCAGCACCTGTTCGAGATTGCTCGACAGTGGGGTTATACTTCAATCGAATTAGAGCATATCTCGTTCGGCTCAGTTCTGGGACAAGATGGTAAACCGATCAAAACTCGAGAAGGTGGTGCAATTGAACTGGGTGCATTGCTGGAAGAAGCAGTGCAGCGGGCAAGGAAAATTGTGGATGAAAACAGTCCGAATCTTGCAGAAACAGAAAGAGAGCAAATTGCTGAAGCAGTGGGCATCGGTGCAGTGAAGTATGCCGATTTGTCCCAGAATCGAGGCACCGATTACATCTTCAGTTGGGAAAAGATGTTGGCCATGCAGGGCAACACCGGGGCTTACATGCAGTATGCATATGCCCGTATTCGTTCGATTTTCCGCAAAGCAGGGGTTACTTCTGAAAATATTCAAGGAAGCGATGTTTCCATAGTACTTGATACACCTGCAGAACGGAATCTGGCATTAACAGTATTGAGATTTCCAGAAGCCCTGGAGGCTGCGGTAGCAGAATACAAACCGAATGCCATCACCAGTTATCTGTGGGATCTGGCGAGTGCATTCAGTGTGTTTTTTGACAAATGCAGTGTGGTAAAAGCCGAAACGGAAGCATTGAGGCAATCGCGGTTGGCATTATGCGATGTGACTGCCAGAGTTCTCCAGCAGGGATTGCAGCTACTGGGGATCGAAACCATCGAACAGATGTGA
- a CDS encoding GGDEF domain-containing protein: MSMRHLQRFQTEQAFIILAREEDQSAAVYALQEGASDYLLFDQVQHDPNCLHRSIKNAVQRKQLEREFSRTVELLRQRNQELEMLNQQLWKLSHTDELTGYFNRRHIVSRMEEEISRGLRYDMSLSIVLADIDHFKRINDTFGHLAGDRALQTIADLFRSKLRESDLIGRFGGEEFLLILPHTDLAGAEAFCHRLRDHVERHPLQLGDQSITMTASFGVSTLCPDMDTAQKLLRIADRNLYQAKYLGRNRVVADCGVNETIMLDSMDESEKATSETKIMPSIKSPMNGLM; this comes from the coding sequence ATGAGTATGCGTCACCTGCAGCGATTTCAGACAGAACAGGCTTTTATCATCCTGGCACGCGAGGAAGACCAATCAGCAGCGGTATATGCATTACAGGAAGGCGCATCAGATTATCTGCTGTTTGATCAAGTTCAGCATGATCCCAATTGTCTTCATCGTTCCATCAAGAATGCAGTACAGCGGAAACAACTGGAACGTGAATTTTCACGCACCGTGGAGTTGCTCAGACAACGAAACCAGGAACTGGAGATGCTCAATCAGCAACTCTGGAAACTCTCTCACACCGACGAACTCACTGGCTATTTCAATCGCCGGCACATTGTTTCCCGCATGGAAGAAGAGATATCGCGTGGCTTGCGTTATGACATGTCACTTTCCATCGTGCTGGCTGACATTGATCATTTCAAACGCATTAACGATACCTTCGGACACCTGGCCGGTGACCGTGCATTACAAACTATTGCCGATCTGTTCCGCTCCAAATTGCGTGAAAGCGATTTGATCGGGCGCTTTGGCGGAGAAGAATTCCTGCTGATTCTTCCCCATACCGATCTGGCAGGCGCGGAAGCATTCTGCCATAGATTGAGAGATCACGTTGAACGACATCCACTACAATTGGGCGATCAGTCTATCACAATGACAGCCAGTTTTGGGGTATCGACACTTTGTCCGGATATGGACACAGCTCAAAAACTGTTACGCATTGCAGATCGCAATCTCTACCAGGCCAAGTACCTGGGCCGCAATAGAGTCGTGGCGGATTGCGGTGTCAACGAAACCATCATGCTCGATTCCATGGATGAATCTGAGAAGGCAACCAGTGAAACCAAAATCATGCCTTCAATAAAATCACCGATGAATGGCTTGATGTAA
- a CDS encoding ATP-dependent Clp protease proteolytic subunit: MKSNKASAIALKQPPVLFPKTQNVIKQISKIIDGVFVSYWNGNNGSICGNDVIAIYEMLQKVKKTETLYLFIKSDGGNGKSSLRIVNMLRQYCKKIIALVPLECASAATMLAIGADEIRMGPMAYLTAVDTSLTHALSPIDRDNSLVSVSLDELTRVIRSWREQKDKEGSNPYQYLYQYVHPLVIGAVDRAESLSIMLCEEILAYHLKDKIKISTIAQKLNSGYPSHSYPIILKTAQEIGLHATELDNSLHHLLLMLNEFYSEMGQRALTDYDQTRYHTNEILNIIEVDGLQLYYQQDKDMFFREQDRRWLPLNDNSSWRKCEMTGGKMKSSVFHIS; the protein is encoded by the coding sequence ATGAAATCAAACAAAGCCTCAGCCATTGCACTGAAACAACCTCCTGTGTTGTTCCCCAAGACTCAGAATGTCATCAAGCAGATCAGCAAGATCATTGATGGCGTATTCGTCAGCTACTGGAATGGCAATAACGGCTCCATCTGTGGCAATGATGTCATTGCTATTTATGAAATGCTTCAGAAAGTCAAAAAGACAGAAACTCTTTACCTTTTCATCAAGTCGGATGGTGGTAATGGCAAATCATCTTTGCGTATTGTCAACATGCTCCGGCAATACTGCAAAAAGATCATAGCACTGGTGCCGCTGGAATGTGCCTCAGCAGCGACCATGCTGGCTATCGGCGCTGATGAAATTCGCATGGGTCCGATGGCCTATCTCACTGCAGTCGACACATCCTTAACTCATGCACTTTCACCCATTGATCGTGATAACAGCCTGGTGAGTGTCAGCCTGGATGAGTTGACACGAGTCATTCGATCCTGGCGAGAACAAAAGGACAAGGAAGGGAGCAATCCTTACCAGTATCTGTATCAGTATGTTCACCCGCTAGTCATTGGAGCAGTTGATCGTGCCGAATCGCTTTCCATCATGTTGTGTGAAGAAATTCTTGCTTACCATTTGAAAGACAAAATAAAGATATCCACCATTGCTCAGAAACTCAATTCGGGCTACCCAAGTCATTCATATCCCATCATTTTGAAAACAGCACAAGAAATTGGACTTCATGCAACAGAGTTGGATAACTCACTCCACCATTTGCTACTCATGTTAAACGAGTTCTATTCGGAAATGGGGCAGCGAGCATTAACCGATTATGACCAGACACGTTACCATACCAATGAAATCCTAAACATAATCGAAGTGGATGGACTGCAACTCTACTACCAGCAGGATAAAGACATGTTCTTTCGTGAACAGGATCGTCGCTGGTTGCCACTCAACGATAACAGCAGCTGGCGCAAGTGTGAAATGACGGGTGGGAAAATGAAGAGTTCTGTATTTCATATTTCCTAA